The genomic DNA GACCGGGTGCCCGCATGAATGGGGCCGAGGCGGCACCAGCGACAGGGCGCTGGAAAAGGACATGCGGGACTATTATCGGATGAACGACTGTGCTCTCGATGAGGAGGAGTAGGCGGAGAAATGTAGAAAGCATGAACACACGACATCGGAGGAGAGCATGACATGCCCAAAGGAATGTCGGCCACCTCGATTGGCGAGATAGGACGGGTGTTCCATGAACTGGCGTATGGTTCTTGTCGCCCTGTCCGCGCTGCTTTTGACTCTGCCCCTCATTGGTCTGATCTACCTCGCCATCGCTGGGCCTGGAACACACGTCATACAGCCTCGAAATCACTCGATTGTCCCCATGCTCTCCAAAGAGGAACGATTCCGTCTTCGGACCTATGAGCGGGAATGCAGGAAGGACGTAGACTGTGAGTCTCCGCTTCGTTGCTTCTACAACACGCGAACAGGGCGCCAATACTGCGCGGACAGCACGTGTTTGACGAACGGTAACCGTTCACCGCCCCGGCTCGGTTGAGGAGGAGGCAGGAAGGAGGTAACGGGAGAAGTAGTGCTGGACGAGGAGACGGGAGACGTGGTGTAGCAGAGACATGGCGGAAGTGGATTCCCGAGCCGCGCGGATTGCGGAACTGGAAGCGATGGTGGCCGCGCGAGACGCGCGGATAGCGGAGTTGATGGCGAAGGTGGAAGCACTCACGGCGCGCGTGGCGGAGTTGGAGGCGCGCCTGAGCCAGAACTCGAGTAACTCCTCCAAGCCGCCTTCCTCGGACGGCCCTGGAGCCCGGCGCCAGCCGAAGAAGCCAACGGGCCGAAGTCCTGGGGGCCAGCCCGGACACAAGAAGCATGAGCGCGAGCTGCTGCCGCCCGAAGAGGTGCGGCACGTCGTCGAGTTGGTGCCCAAGGAGTGCAAGGACTGTGGGCGTCGGCTGGAGGGAAGAGACGTGGAGCCGCGCCGCCATCAGGTGGTGGAGGTGCCGCCGCTGTCGGCCGTTGTCACGGAGTATCGCAGCCATGCGCTGGAATGCGGCGCGTGCGGCACGGTGACACGAGAGGAAGTGCCCGGGTACGCCAGCAGTGCCTTCGGAGATAGGTTGGGCGCGCTCGCCAGTCTGCTGGTGGGCAAGTACCGGCTGTCCAAACGACTGGTGAAGGACGCGCTGTCGGACATGGTGGGGGTGCGGCTGTCGGTGGGCAGTGTGGTGAATCTGGAAGGGCAAATGGCCGAGGCGCTCGCCCCGGCGGTGCGCGAGGCTGGCGAGTACGTGAAGGCCGCCGACAGGGTGCACGCGGACGAGACGGGGTGGGTGGAGGGGCGGCGGGAAGGCCGAGGCCAACGTGCCTGGCTGTGGCTGGTGGCCACGGCGTTGGTGGCTGTCTTTCACATCGCTCGGAGTCGCGGGGCCAAGGTAGCGCGTGCGCTGCTGGGAGAAGACTTCGCGGGCATCCTGGGCAGTGACAGGTGGAGCGCGTACGCATGGTATGACCCGGGCCTGAGGCAGTTGTGCTGGGCCCACCTGCTGCGCGACTTCCAGGGCTTCATCGAGCGGGGCGGCGAGGGAGGGCCGCTTGGCGAGGCGTTGATGCGGCAAGTCGAGCGCTTCTTCACCTGGTACCACTGGGTGCGCGATGGCACGCTGGCACGGGAGGACTTCGAGAAGAGGATGCCCGAGGTGGAGCGCGAAGTGGGCCGACTGCTGCGCCGGGCCGCGGTGTGCGCGCAGAAGAAAACAGCCGGCATGGCACGGGAAATCCTCCGGTGGGAGAAGTGCCTGTGGACATTTGTCGACATACCGGAGGTGGAGCCGACAAACAACTTCGCCGAGAGGTGCCTGCGTCACGCGGTCATGTACAGGAAGACATCCTTTGGCACGCAAGGCCCCGAAGGCAGCCTCTTCGTGGAACGAATCCTCACGACCGTTACCACCCTCAAGTT from Melittangium boletus DSM 14713 includes the following:
- the tnpC gene encoding IS66 family transposase; the encoded protein is MAEVDSRAARIAELEAMVAARDARIAELMAKVEALTARVAELEARLSQNSSNSSKPPSSDGPGARRQPKKPTGRSPGGQPGHKKHERELLPPEEVRHVVELVPKECKDCGRRLEGRDVEPRRHQVVEVPPLSAVVTEYRSHALECGACGTVTREEVPGYASSAFGDRLGALASLLVGKYRLSKRLVKDALSDMVGVRLSVGSVVNLEGQMAEALAPAVREAGEYVKAADRVHADETGWVEGRREGRGQRAWLWLVATALVAVFHIARSRGAKVARALLGEDFAGILGSDRWSAYAWYDPGLRQLCWAHLLRDFQGFIERGGEGGPLGEALMRQVERFFTWYHWVRDGTLAREDFEKRMPEVEREVGRLLRRAAVCAQKKTAGMAREILRWEKCLWTFVDIPEVEPTNNFAERCLRHAVMYRKTSFGTQGPEGSLFVERILTTVTTLKLQRRGVLDFLTDTLHAHRRGLSTPSLLPLHASVQLSASA